The Micromonospora sp. NBC_01740 genome includes a window with the following:
- a CDS encoding Na+/H+ antiporter subunit A: MLVLLILHFVAALVAPLLVRWWGPRACYPLALAPAAAFGWALARTPAVRDGGAVVETYPWIGQLGVDLALRLTTLSWLMTLLVGGVGALVLVYSAHYFGRESAGMARFAAVLVAFAGAMLGLVLADDLLLLYVCWELTTIFSYLLIGHSTERRSSRWAAAQALTVTTFGGLAMLVGFIMLGGHAGTYRWSEIVAAPLPGGAYLVAAVVLILAGALSKSAVLPFSSWLPVAMAAPTPVSAYLHAAAMVKAGVYLIALLAPVLASAGPWRPVVVVAGLATMLTGGWAALRQTDLKLLLAYGTVSQLGLIAVAVGAGTPDTALAGVAMLLAHALFKAPLFLVVGIIDHGAGTRDLRELSGLGRRAPLLVTVTVLAAASMAGLPPLVGFVAKESVLAAFTDRPAVVAVLVVGTALTVAYSARFVWGAFATRPGVEPAVLGRIPASMLAPPALLAAVGLAAGPAAGILDGLLRPYAESFGVVGKDLALWHGLSPALGLSALAVAGGAALFALRGPLAPVLARLHVPVSGNQGYEWLIRRFDRLAMRVTGATQRGSLPQYLGVILVVLVLVPGGAMLATRPWRERIALWDSPVQVVVVAVVTVAAVLAVGARRRLTAMLLVGMTGYGTAMLFVVYGAPDLALTQFLVETATIAVFVLVLRRLPERFSARPRRPKWARRTIGLVVGVVVGGLALTAASARRAPTISAEFPDLAVTHGYGRNVVNVTLVDIRAWDTMGELSVLVVAATGVASLVFQRSRTGPRPRRPERPNRVQRPGHRVWLRGGSTLHERQRSIVLEVVTRLVFHTVVVFSLFLLFAGHNAPGGGFAGGLVASLALAVRYLAGGRYELAEAAPVGAGTVLGAGLFVSIGTGAVALFAGGTVLESARINLWLPVIGDFYLVTSLFFDVGVYLVVVGLVLDILRSLGAEVDRHIEAAGASGGGLRVDGQGERT; encoded by the coding sequence GTGCTCGTACTGCTGATCCTCCACTTCGTGGCGGCCCTCGTCGCGCCGCTGCTCGTCCGGTGGTGGGGTCCCCGCGCCTGCTACCCGCTGGCGCTGGCGCCGGCGGCGGCGTTCGGCTGGGCGCTGGCCCGCACGCCCGCCGTCCGCGACGGCGGGGCGGTGGTCGAGACGTACCCGTGGATCGGCCAGCTCGGCGTCGACCTGGCGCTGCGGCTGACCACCCTGTCCTGGCTGATGACCCTGCTCGTCGGTGGCGTCGGCGCGCTGGTCCTGGTCTACAGCGCCCACTACTTCGGTCGGGAGTCCGCCGGCATGGCCCGGTTCGCGGCCGTGCTGGTGGCCTTCGCGGGGGCGATGCTCGGCCTGGTCCTCGCCGACGACCTGCTGCTGCTCTACGTCTGCTGGGAACTCACCACGATCTTCTCGTACCTGCTGATCGGGCACAGCACGGAGCGGCGCTCCAGCCGGTGGGCGGCGGCGCAGGCGCTGACCGTGACCACGTTCGGCGGGCTGGCGATGCTGGTGGGGTTCATCATGCTTGGCGGGCACGCCGGCACCTACCGCTGGTCGGAGATCGTCGCCGCCCCGCTGCCAGGCGGGGCGTACCTCGTCGCGGCGGTCGTGCTGATCCTCGCCGGGGCACTGTCCAAGTCGGCGGTGCTGCCGTTCAGCTCGTGGCTGCCGGTGGCGATGGCGGCGCCGACGCCGGTGAGCGCGTACCTGCACGCCGCCGCGATGGTGAAGGCCGGCGTCTACCTGATCGCGCTGCTCGCCCCGGTGCTGGCGAGCGCCGGGCCGTGGCGGCCGGTGGTCGTGGTCGCCGGCCTGGCCACCATGCTGACCGGGGGCTGGGCGGCGCTGCGGCAGACCGACCTGAAGCTGCTGCTGGCGTACGGCACGGTCAGCCAGCTCGGCCTGATCGCGGTGGCCGTCGGGGCCGGCACCCCGGACACCGCGCTCGCCGGGGTGGCGATGCTGCTGGCGCACGCCCTGTTCAAGGCGCCGCTCTTCCTCGTCGTCGGCATCATCGACCACGGCGCCGGCACCCGCGACCTGCGGGAGCTGTCCGGGCTGGGGCGCCGGGCTCCGCTGCTCGTCACCGTGACGGTGCTCGCCGCCGCCTCGATGGCCGGGCTGCCGCCGCTGGTCGGCTTCGTCGCCAAGGAGTCCGTGCTGGCCGCCTTCACCGACCGGCCCGCCGTCGTCGCCGTGCTGGTGGTGGGCACCGCGCTCACCGTCGCCTACAGCGCCCGCTTCGTCTGGGGCGCGTTCGCCACCCGGCCGGGCGTGGAACCGGCCGTGCTCGGGCGGATCCCCGCGTCGATGCTCGCCCCGCCGGCCCTGTTGGCCGCCGTCGGGCTGGCCGCCGGCCCAGCCGCCGGGATCCTCGACGGCCTGCTCCGCCCGTACGCCGAGTCGTTCGGCGTCGTCGGCAAGGACCTGGCGCTCTGGCACGGCCTCAGCCCCGCGCTCGGCCTCTCCGCGCTGGCCGTGGCCGGCGGCGCGGCGCTGTTCGCGCTGCGCGGCCCGCTCGCGCCGGTGCTGGCCCGGCTGCACGTCCCGGTCAGCGGCAACCAGGGGTACGAGTGGCTCATCCGCCGATTCGACCGGCTGGCCATGAGGGTCACCGGCGCGACCCAGCGGGGCTCGCTGCCGCAGTACCTCGGCGTCATCCTGGTCGTGCTCGTCCTGGTGCCCGGCGGGGCGATGCTGGCCACCCGTCCGTGGCGGGAACGGATCGCCCTCTGGGACAGCCCGGTGCAGGTCGTGGTGGTGGCGGTGGTGACCGTCGCGGCGGTGCTGGCGGTGGGCGCCCGCCGGCGGCTGACGGCGATGCTGCTGGTGGGCATGACGGGTTACGGCACGGCGATGCTCTTCGTGGTCTACGGCGCGCCGGACCTGGCACTGACCCAGTTCCTCGTCGAGACCGCCACCATCGCGGTGTTCGTGCTGGTGCTGCGCCGGCTGCCGGAACGGTTCTCGGCCCGCCCCAGACGCCCGAAGTGGGCGCGTCGGACGATCGGGCTGGTGGTCGGCGTGGTGGTCGGCGGGCTGGCCCTGACCGCCGCCTCGGCCAGGCGGGCGCCCACCATCTCCGCCGAGTTCCCGGACCTGGCCGTCACCCACGGCTACGGCCGCAACGTGGTCAACGTGACCCTGGTCGACATCCGGGCCTGGGACACGATGGGCGAGCTGTCGGTGCTGGTGGTGGCCGCGACCGGCGTGGCCAGCCTGGTCTTCCAGCGCTCCCGGACCGGGCCCCGCCCGCGCCGCCCGGAGCGGCCGAACCGGGTGCAGCGGCCGGGGCACCGGGTCTGGCTGCGCGGCGGGTCGACCCTGCACGAGCGGCAGCGTTCGATCGTGCTCGAGGTGGTGACCCGCCTGGTCTTCCACACGGTGGTGGTCTTCTCCCTGTTCCTGCTCTTCGCCGGCCACAACGCGCCGGGCGGCGGTTTCGCCGGCGGCCTGGTGGCGAGCCTTGCGCTGGCCGTGCGCTACCTGGCCGGCGGCCGCTACGAGCTGGCCGAGGCCGCCCCGGTCGGCGCCGGCACGGTGCTCGGCGCCGGCCTCTTCGTCTCGATCGGCACCGGCGCCGTCGCCCTGTTCGCGGGCGGCACGGTGCTCGAGAGCGCCCGGATCAACCTGTGGCTGCCGGTGATCGGGGACTTCTACCTGGTCACGTCCCTCTTCTTCGACGTGGGCGTCTACCTGGTCGTGGTCGGGCTGGTGCTGGACATCCTGCGCAGCCTCGGCGCCGAGGTGGACCGGCACATCGAGGCGGCCGGCGCGTCCGGGGGCGGCCTGCGGGTCGACGGGCAGGGGGAGCGGACGTGA
- a CDS encoding Na(+)/H(+) antiporter subunit C: MRTGGAGPTLVLVVAAGVLVGCGVTLLLERSLTRILLGVILLGNGVNALILLGGRSGAAPVVGTAPAGTLSDALPQAMILTAIVITFGLTAFLLAVSYRSWYLTGDDEVPDDIEDRQIRHAVERSELTAADLGGEGPDADPEQVDPEPPRRLHRGDGPG; the protein is encoded by the coding sequence GTGAGGACGGGCGGCGCGGGACCGACCCTGGTGCTGGTCGTCGCCGCCGGGGTGCTGGTCGGCTGCGGGGTCACCCTGCTGCTGGAACGCAGCCTGACCCGGATCCTGCTCGGCGTCATCCTGCTCGGCAACGGGGTGAACGCGCTCATCCTGCTCGGCGGGCGCTCGGGTGCCGCCCCGGTGGTCGGCACGGCGCCCGCCGGCACCTTGAGCGACGCGCTGCCGCAGGCCATGATCCTCACCGCCATCGTGATCACCTTCGGGCTGACCGCGTTCCTGCTGGCGGTGAGCTACCGCAGCTGGTACCTCACGGGCGACGACGAGGTCCCCGACGACATCGAGGACCGGCAGATCAGGCATGCGGTCGAGCGCAGCGAACTGACCGCCGCCGACCTCGGCGGCGAGGGCCCGGACGCCGACCCCGAGCAGGTCGACCCGGAGCCGCCGCGCCGGCTCCACCGCGGGGACGGCCCCGGATGA
- a CDS encoding zinc finger domain-containing protein: protein MPEGDTVWNTARVLHRALAGARLAGSDFRVPQLAATDLAGWTVRESASRGKHLLLRLTAPPQATPPPDAPITPQCGTAPAQGGTASAQGGGAAGDAAPGDDGGARWTLHSHLRMDGAWRAYAPGERWAARPAHLIRVVLRSARAVAVGYHLHELALVPTAEEESLVGHLGPDLLGTDWDPAEAVRRLAADPDVTISEALLDQRNLAGVGNLYKCEVLFLRGVSPWTPVRAVPDLAGTVALAQKLLAANRGRWTQSTTGSLRRGQTSYVYGRRAQPCRRCGTAIRKEELGERVTYWCPVCQPERPAD, encoded by the coding sequence GTGCCCGAAGGCGACACCGTCTGGAACACCGCCCGCGTACTGCACCGTGCCCTGGCCGGCGCCCGCCTGGCCGGAAGCGACTTCCGGGTGCCGCAACTCGCCGCGACCGACCTCGCCGGCTGGACGGTGCGGGAGTCGGCCAGCCGGGGCAAGCACCTGCTGCTGCGGCTCACCGCCCCACCGCAGGCCACGCCACCGCCCGACGCCCCGATCACACCGCAGTGCGGCACGGCTCCGGCGCAGGGCGGCACGGCCTCGGCGCAGGGCGGCGGTGCGGCCGGGGACGCGGCCCCGGGAGACGACGGCGGGGCGCGCTGGACGCTGCACTCGCACCTGCGGATGGACGGCGCCTGGCGGGCGTACGCGCCCGGGGAACGCTGGGCGGCCCGGCCGGCGCACCTGATCCGGGTCGTGCTGCGCAGCGCGCGGGCGGTCGCCGTCGGCTACCACCTGCACGAGTTGGCGCTGGTGCCGACGGCCGAGGAGGAGTCGCTCGTCGGGCACCTCGGCCCCGACCTGCTCGGCACGGACTGGGATCCGGCGGAGGCGGTGCGCCGGTTGGCCGCCGACCCGGACGTCACCATCTCCGAGGCCCTGCTGGACCAGCGCAACCTGGCCGGCGTCGGCAACCTCTACAAGTGCGAGGTGCTCTTCCTGCGCGGCGTCTCGCCGTGGACCCCGGTGCGCGCGGTGCCGGACCTCGCCGGCACCGTCGCCCTGGCGCAGAAGCTGCTCGCGGCGAACCGGGGCCGCTGGACGCAGAGCACCACCGGATCGCTGCGCCGGGGGCAGACCAGCTACGTCTACGGCCGGCGCGCCCAGCCCTGCCGGCGGTGCGGCACCGCGATCCGCAAGGAGGAACTGGGCGAGCGGGTCACCTACTGGTGCCCGGTCTGCCAGCCGGAGCGTCCCGCCGACTGA
- a CDS encoding SAM hydrolase/SAM-dependent halogenase family protein, whose translation MSLTTDYGLADGFVAACHGVIARLAPEVRVVDVTHLVPPADVRRGAAVLAQAVPHLPQGVHVAVVDPGVGTTRRGVALATPRGLLVGPDNGLLVEAAEALGGVTAAVELTDPEWLAPEVSRTFHGRDVFAPVAARLALGAPLSGVGPAVDPESLVRLPAPVLRREADGFTAEVLTVDHFGNVQLAAPADLLAPLPVRVRVRPGAGAGPGREAVHGRTFGDARPGGLLVHVDSAGRVAVAVNGGRAVDLVAVAPGDLLHITAG comes from the coding sequence ATCTCGCTGACCACCGACTACGGCCTCGCCGACGGATTCGTCGCCGCCTGCCACGGGGTGATCGCGCGGCTGGCGCCGGAGGTCAGGGTCGTCGACGTGACCCACCTCGTCCCGCCGGCCGACGTACGCCGGGGCGCGGCGGTGCTCGCGCAGGCCGTGCCGCACCTGCCGCAGGGGGTGCACGTGGCCGTCGTCGACCCGGGCGTGGGCACCACCCGGCGGGGCGTCGCGCTGGCCACGCCCCGCGGGCTGCTGGTGGGGCCGGACAACGGCCTGCTGGTGGAGGCCGCCGAGGCGCTGGGCGGGGTGACCGCGGCCGTCGAGCTGACCGATCCGGAGTGGCTCGCGCCCGAGGTGTCCCGCACGTTCCACGGCCGGGACGTCTTCGCGCCGGTCGCCGCGCGGCTGGCGCTCGGCGCACCGCTGTCCGGGGTCGGCCCGGCGGTCGACCCGGAGTCCCTGGTCCGGCTGCCGGCGCCGGTGCTCCGGCGGGAGGCGGACGGGTTCACGGCCGAGGTGCTGACCGTCGACCACTTCGGCAACGTCCAACTGGCGGCGCCGGCCGACCTGCTGGCGCCGCTGCCGGTCCGGGTCCGGGTGCGACCGGGGGCGGGTGCCGGGCCCGGCCGGGAGGCCGTGCACGGACGTACCTTCGGCGACGCCCGACCGGGCGGGCTGCTGGTGCACGTCGACTCCGCCGGCCGGGTCGCCGTGGCGGTCAACGGCGGCCGGGCGGTCGACCTGGTGGCGGTGGCGCCGGGCGACCTGCTGCACATCACGGCCGGCTGA
- a CDS encoding ATP-dependent helicase, with protein sequence MDGVTDAMAGFGAATREWFGAAFAAPTAAQTGAWGSVSAGRSALVVAPTGSGKTLAAFLWSLDRLAREPAPADPRQRCRVLYVSPLKALAVDVERNLRTPLTGIRQAATRLGVAPPEITVGMRTGDTPADERRAFARTPPDILITTPESLFLLLTSAARDSLRGVETVILDEVHAVAGTKRGAHLALSLERLDELLPAPAQRIGLSATVRPVDACARFLGGARPVDVVAPPTAKTIEVSVQVPVEDMTRLDEQEPPEDDLGGLGTRRASIWPAVEERVFSLVRAHRSTIVFTNSRRSAERLCARLNELAGEELAGGPTPSPRGAQEWGGPEGPVRVGRTPAELMAQAGAAAGAPAVIARAHHGSVSREERKHIEEALKSGQLPAVVATSSLELGIDMGAVDLVVQIEAPPSVAAGLQRVGRAGHQVGAVSRGVVFPKHRGDLLSCTVVAERMAEGAIEELHHPRNPLDVLAQQIVAMVALEPWRVGDLAVLVRRAAPFAELPDSALHAVLDMLSGRYPSTAFAELRPRLVWDRATDTLTGRPGAQRLAVTSGGTIPDRGLFGVFLAGAERAARVGELDEEMVYESRVGDVFLLGSSSWRIEEITPDRVLVSPAPGQAAKMPFWKGDQLGRPVELGRAIGARVRSLLRQSDETAVAALRAGGLDDWAAGNLMAYLREQRAATRSLPDDRTVVVERFRDELGDWRLAVHSVLGARVNGPWALAIGRRLAERYGVDAQVMPSDDGIVVRLPDTADEPPGADVVVFEPEEIAQLVEESVGTSALFASRFRECAARSLLLPRRDPRRRQPLWQQRQRAAQLLDVAREYADFPVTLEAARECLQDVFDQPALAELMRDLAARKVRLVEVETAQPSPFARSLLFGYVGAFLYEGDAPLAERRAAALALDSTLLGELLGRVDLRELLDPAVLAETERQLRWLTEQRRPRDAEDVVELLRVVGDLSEAELAERGASPAWLTELAAARRVLRVRVAGEERWVGVEDAARLRDALGVALPVGVAEAYLAPVADPLGDLVARYARTHGPFAAATCAARFGLGVFVVEQTLRRLAATGRVVAGEFTPDTAGSQWCDAEVLRLLRRRSLAALRREIEPVPPRALAAFLPRWQQVGSSARGVEALAAAVEQLQGAAVPASALERLVLPGRVADYSPAQLDELCASGEVLWAGSGAISGGDGWVTLAYADVAPLLLAPPDEALTRTPLHDAVLDALGDGQALFFRSLSDRVGSTDDAALTAVVWDLVWAGHLTNDTLAPLRAALGGGGAHRSRAAAPRTRYRRPGRVALPTRGGPPTVAGRWSRLPERDTDPTRRAAALADVLLERHGVVTRGAVMAEQVVGGFAAVYPVLSALEERGAARRGYFVEGLGAAQFAVPGAVDRIRALAEPADGGRGRGGPTLVLAATDPANPYGAALSWPERVVDSGDGAAPATGHRAGRKAGAVVVLVAGDLVLYVERGGRTILSFTDDTDLLTAAGKALADAVHSGALGAMSVERADGEAVRSSPLRDALTAAGFRATPRGLRLRG encoded by the coding sequence ATGGATGGCGTGACGGATGCGATGGCGGGTTTCGGCGCGGCCACCCGGGAGTGGTTCGGCGCCGCCTTCGCCGCGCCCACCGCCGCCCAGACCGGCGCCTGGGGCTCCGTCTCCGCCGGGCGCAGCGCGCTGGTGGTGGCCCCCACCGGCTCGGGCAAGACGCTGGCCGCGTTCCTCTGGTCGCTCGACCGGCTCGCCCGCGAGCCCGCCCCGGCCGACCCCCGGCAGCGGTGCCGGGTGCTCTACGTCAGCCCGCTCAAGGCGCTCGCGGTCGACGTCGAGCGCAACCTGCGCACTCCCCTCACGGGCATTCGCCAGGCCGCCACCCGGCTCGGCGTCGCCCCGCCGGAGATCACCGTGGGGATGCGCACCGGCGACACCCCCGCCGACGAGCGGCGGGCCTTCGCCCGCACCCCGCCGGACATCCTCATCACCACACCCGAGTCGCTGTTCCTGCTGCTGACCTCCGCCGCCCGCGACTCCCTGCGCGGCGTCGAGACGGTGATCCTCGACGAGGTGCACGCGGTCGCCGGCACCAAACGCGGCGCCCACCTCGCGCTCTCCCTGGAACGCCTCGACGAGCTGCTGCCGGCCCCGGCACAGCGGATCGGCCTCTCCGCCACCGTCCGGCCCGTCGACGCGTGCGCCCGTTTCCTCGGCGGCGCCCGCCCCGTCGACGTGGTCGCGCCGCCCACCGCCAAGACGATCGAGGTCAGCGTCCAGGTGCCGGTGGAGGACATGACCCGCCTCGACGAGCAGGAGCCGCCGGAGGACGACCTCGGCGGCCTCGGCACGCGCCGGGCGTCCATCTGGCCGGCGGTGGAGGAACGCGTCTTCTCCCTGGTCAGGGCACACCGCTCGACCATCGTCTTCACCAATTCCCGGCGTTCGGCCGAGCGCCTCTGCGCCCGGCTCAACGAGCTGGCCGGCGAGGAGCTGGCCGGCGGGCCCACGCCGTCGCCGCGCGGCGCACAGGAGTGGGGCGGCCCCGAAGGGCCGGTGCGCGTCGGCCGCACGCCGGCCGAGCTGATGGCGCAGGCCGGCGCGGCGGCCGGCGCGCCGGCGGTGATCGCCCGCGCCCACCACGGCAGCGTCTCCCGGGAGGAGCGCAAGCACATCGAGGAGGCGCTCAAGTCCGGCCAGCTGCCCGCCGTGGTGGCGACCTCCAGCCTGGAGCTGGGCATCGACATGGGCGCCGTCGACCTGGTGGTGCAGATCGAGGCGCCGCCCAGCGTGGCCGCCGGCCTGCAACGGGTGGGCCGGGCCGGGCACCAGGTCGGCGCGGTCTCCCGCGGGGTGGTCTTCCCCAAGCATCGGGGTGACCTGCTGTCGTGCACCGTGGTGGCCGAGCGGATGGCCGAGGGCGCGATCGAGGAGCTGCACCACCCGCGCAACCCGCTCGACGTGCTGGCCCAGCAGATCGTCGCCATGGTGGCGTTGGAGCCGTGGCGCGTCGGTGACCTGGCCGTGCTCGTACGCCGGGCGGCGCCCTTCGCCGAGCTGCCCGACTCGGCGCTGCACGCCGTGCTCGACATGCTCTCCGGCCGCTACCCGTCCACCGCGTTCGCCGAGCTGCGGCCCCGGCTGGTCTGGGACCGCGCCACCGACACGCTCACCGGCCGGCCCGGCGCGCAGCGGCTCGCGGTGACCAGCGGCGGCACGATCCCCGACCGGGGCCTCTTCGGCGTCTTCCTGGCGGGGGCCGAGCGGGCCGCCCGGGTCGGCGAGCTGGACGAGGAGATGGTCTACGAGTCCCGCGTCGGCGACGTCTTCCTGCTCGGCTCGTCGTCCTGGCGGATCGAGGAGATCACCCCCGACCGGGTGCTGGTCTCCCCGGCCCCCGGGCAGGCGGCGAAGATGCCGTTCTGGAAGGGCGACCAGCTCGGCCGCCCCGTCGAGCTGGGCCGGGCCATCGGCGCCCGGGTGCGTTCGCTGCTGCGGCAGAGCGACGAGACGGCGGTCGCCGCGCTGCGGGCCGGCGGGCTGGACGACTGGGCCGCGGGAAACCTGATGGCCTACCTGCGCGAGCAGCGCGCCGCCACCCGGTCCCTGCCCGACGACCGCACCGTCGTGGTCGAGCGGTTCCGCGACGAGCTGGGCGACTGGCGGCTGGCCGTGCACAGCGTGCTCGGCGCCCGGGTCAACGGGCCGTGGGCGCTGGCCATCGGCCGCCGGCTCGCCGAGCGCTACGGCGTGGACGCCCAGGTGATGCCGTCCGACGACGGCATCGTGGTCCGCCTGCCGGACACGGCGGACGAGCCGCCCGGCGCCGACGTGGTGGTCTTCGAGCCGGAGGAGATCGCCCAGCTCGTCGAGGAGTCGGTCGGCACGTCCGCGCTCTTCGCGTCCCGGTTCCGCGAGTGCGCCGCCCGGTCGCTGCTGCTGCCCCGCCGCGACCCGCGCCGCCGCCAGCCGCTGTGGCAGCAGCGGCAACGCGCCGCCCAGCTGCTCGACGTCGCCCGCGAGTACGCCGACTTCCCGGTCACCCTGGAGGCCGCCCGGGAGTGCCTCCAGGACGTCTTCGACCAGCCCGCGCTGGCCGAGCTGATGCGCGACCTGGCCGCCCGCAAGGTGCGCCTGGTCGAGGTGGAGACCGCCCAGCCGTCGCCGTTCGCCCGGTCGCTGCTCTTCGGCTACGTCGGCGCCTTCCTCTACGAGGGCGACGCGCCGCTGGCCGAACGCCGGGCCGCCGCGCTGGCGCTGGACTCGACCCTGCTCGGCGAGCTGCTCGGCCGGGTCGACCTGCGGGAGCTGCTCGATCCGGCGGTGCTGGCCGAGACCGAGCGGCAGCTGCGCTGGCTGACCGAGCAGCGCCGCCCGCGCGACGCGGAGGACGTGGTCGAGCTGCTCCGCGTGGTCGGCGACCTGTCGGAGGCGGAGCTGGCCGAGCGGGGCGCCTCCCCCGCGTGGCTGACCGAGCTGGCGGCGGCCCGCCGGGTGCTGCGCGTACGCGTCGCCGGCGAGGAGCGCTGGGTCGGCGTCGAGGACGCGGCGCGGCTGCGCGACGCCCTCGGCGTTGCCCTGCCGGTCGGGGTGGCCGAGGCTTACCTCGCCCCGGTGGCCGATCCGCTCGGCGACCTGGTCGCCCGCTACGCGCGTACGCACGGGCCGTTCGCCGCCGCCACCTGCGCGGCCCGCTTCGGGCTCGGCGTCTTCGTGGTCGAGCAGACGCTGCGCCGGCTCGCCGCCACCGGTCGGGTGGTGGCCGGCGAGTTCACCCCCGACACTGCCGGCAGCCAGTGGTGTGATGCGGAGGTGCTGCGGCTGCTGCGCCGCCGGTCCCTGGCCGCGCTGCGCCGGGAGATCGAGCCGGTGCCGCCCCGCGCGCTGGCCGCGTTCCTGCCCCGCTGGCAGCAGGTCGGCTCGTCCGCGCGGGGGGTGGAGGCGCTGGCCGCCGCCGTGGAGCAGTTGCAGGGCGCAGCGGTGCCGGCGTCGGCGCTGGAACGGCTGGTGCTGCCCGGCCGGGTCGCCGACTACTCCCCCGCCCAGCTCGACGAGCTCTGCGCCAGCGGCGAGGTGCTCTGGGCCGGTTCCGGGGCCATCTCCGGCGGGGACGGCTGGGTCACCCTGGCCTACGCGGACGTCGCGCCGCTGCTGCTCGCCCCGCCCGACGAGGCGCTCACCCGCACCCCGCTGCACGACGCGGTGCTGGACGCGCTCGGCGACGGGCAGGCGCTGTTCTTCCGGTCGCTCTCCGACCGGGTCGGCTCGACCGACGACGCCGCGCTGACCGCCGTCGTCTGGGACCTGGTGTGGGCCGGTCACCTCACCAACGACACCCTCGCGCCGCTGCGCGCGGCACTCGGCGGCGGCGGGGCGCACCGGTCCCGTGCCGCCGCGCCGCGCACCCGTTACCGGCGCCCCGGGCGGGTGGCCCTGCCGACGCGTGGGGGCCCGCCGACCGTGGCCGGCCGCTGGTCGCGGCTGCCGGAGCGCGACACCGACCCGACCCGGCGCGCCGCCGCCCTGGCCGACGTGCTGCTCGAACGGCACGGCGTGGTGACCCGGGGCGCGGTCATGGCCGAGCAGGTGGTTGGCGGCTTCGCCGCGGTCTATCCGGTGCTCTCCGCGCTGGAGGAGCGCGGCGCGGCCCGGCGGGGCTACTTCGTCGAGGGGCTGGGCGCGGCGCAGTTCGCGGTGCCGGGGGCGGTGGACCGGATCCGGGCGCTGGCCGAGCCGGCCGACGGCGGGCGGGGGCGTGGCGGGCCCACCCTGGTGCTCGCCGCGACCGACCCGGCCAACCCGTACGGTGCGGCGCTGTCCTGGCCGGAGCGGGTGGTCGACTCGGGCGACGGGGCGGCCCCGGCGACCGGGCACCGGGCGGGGCGCAAGGCCGGCGCCGTGGTGGTGCTGGTCGCTGGCGACCTGGTGCTCTACGTCGAACGCGGCGGGCGGACGATCCTCTCCTTCACCGACGACACCGACCTGCTGACGGCGGCCGGGAAGGCGCTCGCCGACGCGGTCCACTCCGGCGCGTTGGGCGCGATGTCGGTGGAGCGGGCCGACGGCGAGGCGGTGCGCTCCTCGCCGCTGCGCGACGCCCTCACCGCCGCCGGCTTCCGGGCCACCCCGCGCGGCCTGCGCCTGCGCGGCTGA